From the genome of Streptacidiphilus rugosus AM-16, one region includes:
- a CDS encoding WD40 domain-containing protein, producing MGTVQRWTGRESRALREAKRLSVRAFAAHVGVGSRTVSDWESPSKPKAISKAIQEALDTTLERCSPAEQERFWEALGEAPMDPGRPESLPGSFLPIPNAEASLVHRDNDFEGLISVLEEARDAEGIATVAVAGPGGFGKTTIATQLVHDERIRDLYPEILWVETGEGCTPARVVELISDICVHLSGSRPALTDPEQAGFHLARLLQDRRALLVVDNVWSAADLSPFLLGGEECVRLVTTRNVRVCPSNARVVRLGPMTASEISEMLTRNVASLDRSEAQQLAESLGGWPLLAQIVGSNVGQDVAAGALSGRVVAEASETIREYGPQAFDVLDADQRRSAIGQAIASSLDGLEESITLHGASDLRARYLSLAVFPPATAIPVPVLVHWWKTAFGWSPQAVRQFCRVLADRSLVSSYRADTETITLHDVFRSYLRHLAADDWKQLHTSLLDSYREDIAGLWAELDPEHGYLWRHLPHHLREAGLEDELVSLLSSPAYVVRKVVLVGDQSLAADAAVLDALPHGRRADSWTAARVMAGSGYLLTGLSEPADVAATLSIALRRSSATMPPAVLTEVTSLGAAFRAGWVRRNPALDAKDAGHVGAVVSVATAAGVVASGGEDGTVRLWDIATRRALRVFRAHTGWVYATALSPAGDLVASAGEDGLIRLWRTDSGAPVGVLAGHSRRIRALAFAADGRLLVSGAEDGAVCLWDAERLLLVRRMQTTGTPVWSVAVSGGEEPVVATSGEDEFVRLFDIASGRLLDEKAQHRDWVRSVAFAADSGLLASGSGDGSVVVWTTKGGALTPVRRATELPGRVRSVIASADGALVIAATEKPTIHVLTVDGDAGMTALPPGVDWVRSLARSSDGTIVAGCEDGAVRLWPAHGGQLETLASGSNTTWSTAYSQTGGAGLIGDGAGTIDVANAVDSATLRTLPAGYGRVWSLASGADLVAGACGDGAVRVWSLTDDAWELTLNEDTNRSWAVAMARTAPRLAASTGDGHIRCWDLPSGELLWSQDVHAGRLRSIAFNGDGQVLAACGGDGSVRVWQAASGEFVSRFTCPNGWARSVTLDDRGTRAAVGAGTGDIAVRDLTSDRFTAQLSGHSGRILMVAFTGNPDQLVSAAADGTVRLWSLSEQQQLAEVRVDGSLNCAAYDPVQGRILVGSAAGVVALDLTPFREG from the coding sequence GTGGGCACAGTGCAGCGCTGGACGGGAAGGGAATCGCGCGCATTACGCGAGGCCAAGCGCCTGTCGGTGCGGGCATTCGCCGCTCACGTGGGAGTCGGAAGCCGAACGGTGTCTGACTGGGAGTCGCCTTCAAAGCCGAAGGCGATCAGCAAGGCAATCCAGGAGGCACTGGACACGACCTTGGAGCGATGCAGCCCGGCAGAGCAAGAGCGGTTCTGGGAAGCCCTCGGCGAAGCACCGATGGACCCTGGACGGCCCGAGTCGCTGCCAGGCAGCTTCCTCCCCATTCCGAACGCGGAGGCCAGTCTGGTGCACAGGGACAACGACTTTGAGGGCCTGATCTCCGTCCTGGAGGAAGCCCGGGATGCCGAGGGGATCGCGACGGTAGCGGTCGCGGGTCCAGGCGGCTTCGGCAAGACCACCATCGCAACGCAGCTGGTCCACGACGAACGGATCCGCGACCTCTACCCCGAGATTCTCTGGGTAGAGACCGGCGAGGGATGCACCCCAGCCCGGGTCGTGGAACTGATCTCCGACATCTGCGTCCACCTCAGCGGCTCGCGCCCTGCCCTCACAGACCCAGAGCAGGCCGGATTCCACCTGGCACGGCTCCTTCAGGATCGACGCGCCCTGCTGGTGGTCGACAACGTCTGGAGCGCCGCCGACCTGAGCCCATTCCTGCTCGGTGGTGAGGAATGCGTCCGCCTCGTCACGACGCGCAACGTCCGGGTGTGCCCGTCGAACGCGCGGGTGGTGCGACTTGGACCCATGACCGCGAGCGAGATCAGCGAGATGCTCACGCGCAATGTGGCGTCGCTGGACCGCAGCGAGGCCCAACAACTCGCGGAGTCGCTCGGCGGCTGGCCGCTGCTCGCGCAGATTGTCGGCTCCAACGTGGGACAAGACGTGGCCGCGGGCGCCCTGTCGGGCCGCGTAGTGGCCGAAGCGTCGGAGACCATCCGCGAGTACGGACCGCAGGCGTTCGACGTCCTAGACGCCGATCAACGCCGCAGCGCCATCGGCCAGGCGATCGCTTCCAGCCTCGACGGTTTGGAAGAGAGCATCACCCTGCACGGCGCCTCAGACCTGCGTGCCCGCTACCTGTCCCTGGCGGTGTTCCCTCCGGCGACCGCGATTCCCGTGCCCGTGCTCGTGCACTGGTGGAAGACCGCCTTCGGCTGGTCCCCGCAGGCCGTCCGCCAGTTCTGCCGCGTCCTCGCAGACCGCTCGTTGGTCAGCAGCTATCGAGCGGACACCGAAACGATCACGCTGCACGACGTCTTCCGGTCCTACCTGCGGCACTTGGCGGCGGACGACTGGAAGCAGCTGCACACGTCGTTGCTCGACAGCTACCGCGAGGACATCGCGGGGCTGTGGGCGGAACTCGATCCCGAGCACGGCTACCTGTGGCGCCACCTTCCGCACCACCTGCGCGAAGCCGGACTGGAAGACGAGTTGGTCTCCCTGCTGTCCTCCCCGGCCTACGTGGTGCGCAAGGTCGTGCTGGTGGGCGACCAGTCCTTGGCAGCCGACGCGGCCGTGCTCGACGCACTGCCACATGGGCGCCGAGCTGATTCCTGGACTGCCGCGCGGGTCATGGCAGGGTCCGGCTACCTGCTCACCGGACTTTCGGAGCCGGCCGACGTAGCTGCCACGTTGTCGATCGCGCTGCGCCGGTCATCGGCAACGATGCCACCTGCGGTGCTCACCGAGGTAACCTCGCTCGGCGCGGCCTTCCGCGCAGGCTGGGTGCGGCGCAATCCCGCGTTGGATGCCAAGGACGCCGGCCACGTCGGTGCCGTGGTCAGCGTGGCAACGGCGGCAGGAGTCGTTGCCTCGGGCGGTGAGGACGGCACGGTCCGGCTGTGGGACATCGCGACCCGCCGGGCGCTCCGGGTCTTCCGAGCGCACACCGGTTGGGTCTACGCGACGGCGCTGTCCCCGGCGGGGGATCTGGTGGCTTCCGCCGGCGAAGACGGTCTGATTCGGTTGTGGCGAACTGATTCCGGCGCACCGGTGGGCGTGCTTGCGGGACACTCGCGCCGAATCCGCGCGCTCGCGTTCGCGGCTGATGGGCGGCTGCTCGTCTCGGGTGCAGAAGACGGCGCCGTGTGCCTGTGGGATGCCGAGCGACTGCTGTTGGTCCGCCGGATGCAGACCACGGGCACTCCGGTCTGGTCGGTTGCCGTCTCGGGCGGCGAAGAACCCGTCGTGGCGACCAGCGGCGAGGACGAGTTCGTACGGCTGTTTGATATCGCTTCTGGGCGGTTGCTCGATGAGAAGGCGCAGCATCGTGACTGGGTGCGCTCGGTGGCCTTTGCTGCCGACTCGGGGCTTTTGGCCTCCGGATCTGGGGACGGCTCGGTCGTGGTGTGGACGACCAAGGGCGGCGCGCTCACGCCGGTTCGGCGCGCGACGGAGCTTCCGGGCCGGGTCCGCAGCGTCATCGCCTCGGCGGACGGCGCTCTGGTGATCGCCGCAACGGAGAAGCCAACGATTCACGTGCTGACCGTCGATGGTGACGCGGGGATGACTGCGCTTCCGCCTGGCGTCGACTGGGTGCGATCTCTGGCGCGCAGCAGCGACGGCACCATCGTTGCAGGCTGCGAGGACGGCGCGGTGCGGCTGTGGCCCGCCCACGGTGGCCAACTGGAGACGCTCGCGAGCGGGTCGAACACAACGTGGTCGACGGCGTACTCGCAGACCGGAGGGGCGGGGCTGATCGGCGACGGCGCCGGGACGATCGACGTGGCGAACGCCGTTGACTCTGCCACGCTGCGGACGCTTCCCGCTGGGTACGGGCGCGTCTGGTCGCTTGCCTCGGGCGCGGACCTGGTGGCCGGAGCCTGCGGTGACGGTGCCGTGCGGGTCTGGTCCCTCACGGACGACGCGTGGGAGCTGACTCTCAACGAGGACACGAACCGATCGTGGGCGGTCGCCATGGCGCGCACCGCGCCGCGTCTGGCGGCCAGCACGGGCGACGGCCACATCCGCTGTTGGGACCTGCCGAGCGGCGAGCTGCTGTGGTCGCAGGATGTGCACGCGGGCCGACTCCGCTCGATCGCGTTCAACGGTGACGGCCAGGTGCTCGCCGCATGCGGCGGCGACGGCTCTGTCCGCGTCTGGCAGGCCGCGAGCGGCGAGTTCGTCAGTCGCTTCACCTGCCCGAACGGGTGGGCGCGATCCGTCACGCTGGACGACCGAGGCACCCGTGCCGCTGTGGGCGCCGGGACCGGCGACATCGCTGTCCGTGACCTGACCAGCGACCGATTCACCGCCCAATTGAGCGGCCACTCGGGGCGAATCCTGATGGTGGCGTTCACAGGGAACCCGGATCAACTAGTCTCTGCGGCTGCCGACGGCACCGTGCGGCTCTGGTCGCTCTCCGAGCAGCAGCAACTTGCCGAGGTCCGCGTCGACGGCAGTCTCAACTGTGCCGCCTACGATCCTGTCCAGGGCCGCATCCTCGTCGGCAGCGCCGCCGGCGTCGTCGCCCTCGACCTGACCCCCTTCCGAGAGGGATAA
- a CDS encoding GntR family transcriptional regulator: MSLAVNDPKLPSEQVADQIRQKINASGYPDGRLPSTRQLAADFGIATQTVRNGLRILVDEGLVFSAGNRGYFITNAVPAGSAAPGPTRGLREEIKEIHSAIQELAARVAALEEISRSGSA; the protein is encoded by the coding sequence ATGAGCCTCGCTGTGAACGATCCGAAGCTGCCGTCGGAGCAGGTGGCCGACCAGATCCGACAGAAGATCAACGCCAGTGGCTACCCGGACGGTCGGCTGCCAAGCACGCGGCAGCTCGCGGCCGACTTCGGTATCGCGACCCAGACCGTGCGCAACGGGCTACGCATCCTCGTGGACGAGGGACTCGTCTTCTCCGCAGGCAACCGCGGGTACTTCATCACCAACGCCGTGCCGGCGGGCTCCGCTGCGCCTGGTCCAACTCGGGGCTTGCGCGAGGAAATCAAGGAAATCCACTCCGCGATCCAGGAGCTTGCCGCCCGGGTGGCGGCGCTCGAAGAGATCTCACGTTCGGGCAGTGCCTGA
- a CDS encoding DUF2637 domain-containing protein, translating into MRRSAKAALVAGLLAVVLMAFRVSWNALRDVAHTIGADHTAAVVYPLVVDGLMALALVATLVLPDEPGEGGKASPRRFALRVLASYTLASLVLNYVHGLTAPDGARIRLADWPPANWALVLLGTSLPVGSIFFGSDLVAKVLHHRPDSGKSRSFSADQSIADLPEPAPASVSEPVEPPAYVTPTDVPTAPLPAPAGTAPKPARRPRPATGPLPTTARTPRPTRTPADLLTEARELTADWPNEHLSAERIRKAAHTSAANARMLRDLLLRERQGDRPELHAVPDLATASMSN; encoded by the coding sequence GTGAGGCGTTCCGCGAAGGCGGCGCTGGTCGCCGGTCTGCTGGCCGTGGTCCTGATGGCGTTCCGGGTGTCGTGGAACGCGCTGCGGGATGTGGCCCACACGATCGGCGCGGACCACACGGCCGCCGTGGTCTACCCGCTGGTGGTCGACGGTCTGATGGCCCTGGCGCTGGTGGCGACGCTGGTCCTGCCGGACGAGCCGGGCGAGGGCGGGAAGGCGTCGCCCCGCCGGTTCGCGCTGCGGGTCCTCGCGTCCTACACGCTCGCGTCGCTGGTGCTGAACTACGTGCACGGGCTGACCGCCCCCGACGGCGCGCGTATCCGTCTGGCCGACTGGCCTCCCGCCAACTGGGCGCTGGTCCTGCTGGGCACCTCGTTGCCGGTCGGCTCCATCTTCTTCGGCTCGGACCTGGTGGCGAAGGTGCTGCACCACCGCCCCGACTCCGGCAAATCAAGATCTTTCAGCGCAGATCAGTCGATAGCTGACCTGCCCGAACCGGCCCCCGCGTCCGTCTCGGAGCCCGTGGAACCGCCTGCGTACGTCACCCCGACGGACGTTCCTACGGCCCCGCTCCCTGCCCCGGCCGGGACTGCGCCGAAGCCCGCGCGTCGGCCCCGACCCGCCACCGGCCCCCTGCCGACGACTGCCCGCACCCCGCGCCCGACTCGCACGCCCGCCGATCTGCTCACCGAGGCGCGCGAGTTGACCGCCGACTGGCCCAATGAGCACCTGTCCGCCGAGCGCATCCGCAAGGCCGCGCACACCTCTGCCGCGAACGCGCGGATGCTCCGGGATCTGCTGCTGCGGGAGCGCCAGGGAGATCGTCCCGAGCTGCACGCCGTTCCCG